The nucleotide sequence GCTGCTCACTCTCCTTAACATATCGTTCTCCATGCTTTAACATAGACCGTTCTGAAGCTCCATGAGCATCATGGTGCATGAAACTACAAACGAAAACAAATTCTTACACGCAAATCTCACCCCTCATGAGTATTCCGTATAATCTCACCATTGCGATACACTACCAAGTTTGCGGTACCTTCCATCACACCAGAAACACACTCAAACAACTCTTCTTTTCGCAATGAAATGGTATTGAGCTTTACCTTATATAGGGTGAGCACTCAACACGCACACAATGTGTTGCATCGCCATCGAATTAGAGAGCGACACGTCATTCATACACCCCCACATGTTGAAGCTACCCTCTAATCAGACatcaacatgtcatcaacatGCCCTCCCCATTTTGTTAGCTCGCCCTCCACGTGCTGTGGCAGCATGCCCTCCACGTGTTGAATTTACCCATCTGACACATCCACTGATATGCAAATACACCAAAAATTCCcattttcattaaaaacaccAATAAAATTTTCATATTATAAAAATGAGCCTTATGTACGTAaaattgattattaaattagctatttatataaaatacgtgttaaaatataaaatatatagtgAAAATGAATTcacaatatttatatttatatataaatacataattattaatttaagaattaattttttattaataattttataattcgacaaaatttaaaaataaatagaagttattcataaaaaaaaaacaagcatAGTTTATAGATActcttaattttttaattttatatatttgaaaaAGTTAATccatttcatataaaaataaagactttaaaaaatttttaatatttttattatgataataaattaaaatgaataaaaaaatacaaagttGATTCAATATTAAAATAGTCAGTtagatttaaattataaaaaccaAAATGGGAAATNNNNNNNNNNNNNNNNNNNNNNNNNNNNNNNNNNNNNNNNNNNNNNNNNNNNNNNNNNNNNNNNNNNNNNNNNNNNNNNNNNNNNNNNNNNNNNNNNNNNNNNNNNNNNNNNNNNNNNNNNNNNNNNNNNNNNNNNNNNNNNNNNNNNNNNNNNNNNNNNNNNNNNNNNNNNNNNNNNNNNNNNNNNNNNNNNNNNNNNNNNNNNNNNNNNNNNNNNNNNNNNNNNNNNNNNNNNNNNNNNNNNNNNNNNNNNNNNNNNNNNNNNNNNNNNNNNNNNNNNNNNNNNNNNNNNNNNNNNNNNNNNNNNNNNNNNNNNNNNNNNNNNNNNNNNNNNNNNNNNNNNNNNNNNNNNNNNNNNNNNNNNNNNNNNNNNNNNNNNNNNNNNNNNNNNNNNNNNNNNNNNNNNNNNNNNNNNNNNNNNNNNNNNNNNNNNNNNNNNNNNNNNNNNNNNNNNNNNNNNNNNNNNNNNNNNNNNNNNNNNNNNNNNNNNNNNNNNNNNNNNNNNNNNNNNNNNNNNNNNNNNNNNNNNNNNNNNNNNNNNNNNNNNNNNNNNNNNNNNNNNNNNNNNNNNNNNNNNNNNNNNNNNNNNNNNNNNNNNNNNNNNNNNNNNNNNNNNNNNNNNNNNNNNNNNNNNNNNNNNNNNNNNNNNNNNNNNNNNNNNNNNNNNNNNNNNNNNNNNNNNNNNNNNNNNNNNNNNNNNNNNNNNNNNNNNNNNNNNNNNNNNNNNNNNNNNNNNNNNNNNNNNNNNNNNNNNNNNNNNNNNNNNNNNNNNNNNNNNNNNNNNNNNNNNNNNNNNNNNNNNNNNNNNNNNNNNNNNNNNNNNNNNNNNNNNNNNNNNNNNNNNNNNNNNNNNNNNNNNNNNNNNNNNNNNNNNNNNNNNNNNNNNNNNNNNNNNNNNNNNNNNNNNNNNNNNNNNNNNNNNNNNNNNNNNNNNNNNNNNNNNNNNNNNNNNNNNNNNNNNNNNNNNNNNNNNNNNNNNNNNNNNNNNNNNNNNNNNNNNNNNNNNNNNNNNNNNNNNNNNNNNNNNNNNNNNNNNNNNNNNNNNNNNNNNNNNNNNNNNNNNNNNNNNNNNNNNNNNNNNNNNNNNNNNNNNNNNNNNNNNNNNNNNNNNNNNNNNNNNNNNNNNNNNNNNNNNNNNNNNNNNNNNNNNNNNNNNNNNNNNNNNNNNNNNNNNNNNNNNNNNNNNNNNNNNNNNNNNNNNNNNNNNNNNNNNNNNNNNNNNNNNNNNNNNNNNNNNNNNNNNNNNNNNNNNNNNNNNNNNNNNNNNNNNNNNNNNNNNNNNNNNNNNNNNNNNNNNNNNNNNNNNNNNNNNNNNNNNNNNNNNNNNNNNNNNNNNNNNNNNNNNNNNNNNNNNNNNNNNNNNNNNNNNNNNNNNNNNNNNNNNNNNNNNNNNNNNNNNNNNNNNNNNNNNNNNNNNNNNNNNNNNNNNNNNNNNNNNNNNNNNNNNNNNNNNNNNNNNNNNNNNNNNNNNNNNNNNNNNNNNNNNNNNNNNNNNNNNNNNNNNNNNNNNNNNNNNNNNNNNNNNNNNNNNNNNNNNNNNNNNNNNNNNNNNNNNNNNNNNNNNNNNNNNNNNNNNNNNNNNNNNNNNNNNNNNNNNNNNNNNNNNNNNNNNNNNNNNNNNNNNNNNNNNNNNNNNNNNNNNNNNNNNNNNNNNNNNNNNNNNNNNNNNNNNNNNNNNNNNNNNNNNNNNNNNNNNNNNNNNNNNNNNNNNNNNNNNNNNNNNNNNNNNNNNNNNNNNNNNNNNNNNNNNNNNNNNNNNNNNNNNNNNNNNNNNNNNNNNNNNNNNNNNNNNNNNNNNNNNNNNNNNNNNNNNNNNNNNNNNNNNNNNNNNNNNNNNNNNNNNNNNNNNNNNNNNNNNNNNNNNNNNNNNNNNNNNNNNNNNNNNNNNNNNNNNNNNNNNNNNNNNNNNNNNNNNNNNNNNNNNNNNNNNNNNNNNNNNNNNNNNNNNNNNNNNNNNNNNNNNNNNNNNNNNNNNNNNNNNNNNNNNNNNNNNNNNNNNNNNNNNNNNNNNNNNNNNNNNNNNNNNNNNNNNNNNNNNNNNNNNNNNNNNNNNNNNNNNNNNNNNNNNNNNNNNNNNNTTTAAAAGCTAAAAGCTCAGCTTTATCAATTACTCCAAAATGACAAGTCAACCATTATTTTTTGGGTTGACAGCGACACgtgtaaaaaaaagttaaaaagcaATATTAATTCAATTCAACTAATTAAAAGCAAAAATAATGCCACTAACCCCGGataaatgaaaatttaaaaatttaaaagctCAGCTTTATCAATTACTCCAAAATGACAAGTCAACCATTATTTTTTGGGTTGACAGCGACACgtgtaaaaaaaagttaaaaagcaATATTAATTCAATTCAACTAATTAAAAGCAAAAATAATGAAGGGAGCCACTAACCCCTGACGTCATTACACTTGGTTTGGTTGTTGGATCACCTTAAAAGCGTAGCAGAAGGTCGTTCGTGaaggtctctctctctctcttactctctctctctccctctccagAATAcgactctcttcttcttcttcttcttcttcttcagtttCATTTTGAACAGttgagagaaaataaagaaaaaatggaaggaatagaTCACTTGGCACCGGAGAGGAGCAAGGCGCAGTTCGACGTCGATGAGATGAAGATCGTCTGGGCTGGCTCTCCCCACGCCTTCGAGGTCTCCGACAGGATGTCTCGTCTCGTTGCCAGCGATCCCgttcgtctctctctctctctctctctctcttccttttcctTTCTGATTTCCTTTGTTCTGTTCTGAATTTTTATggttatttttttatatgatttgcTCCTTGTTCCTCTATTATCTTGCAACGGTGCATTTGCTATATTATCAGATTTTCTGCTGATCCCTCGGTATCCCCCGGAGTTTTCAACATTAAGACTTTTTTCTactgttgatgaatttgattttatttattttttaatcagTGCACGCAATTTCgattttgaattttcattttgaGAACAAATCATTTATGAAATGTGGGAAAATAGAGTGTGGAATTTGTAATTGGCCGATTTGTCTGGCTACGAGGTTTTATTCTGAACCGGAACGTGAAAGCATGTTTTGTTAGCTAAGCTATTTGTTATGAGAATTCAGTGTTCAGTTAATATTTCTAATGTCACTGTACATAAAAGATGCTTGGCATCCGTTTCTACATTTTTATTatggttattattattttaaattttattggagTTAGCTCATAAGTGATTACTTTGTATCCAGTAGTAACTTTAAACCTTGAATTTTTTGTTTTCGTGTATAGGCATTCAGAAAGGATAATAGACCCATGCTTGGTAGGAAGGAGTTATTTAAGAACACTATGAGGAAAGCAGCTTATGCATGGAAGAGGATTATTGAGCTTCGTCTTACTGGTGAATCTTCTCTTCTTTATTTGTTTTGCAGTTGTGTTTGGTATAATTTTCATTTTATAGAATAGGAGGCCTTTTTCACCATTTCGATATTTATCTAACTTTATAATTCTGTGAGTTGTATTCTTACAGAAGAAGAAGCTTCCATGCTTAGATCCTTTGTGGACGAGCCTGCTTTCACGGATCTTCATTGGGTACAATACAATTCAATTTCTTGTCTTGGTTGCATTCTTGATTTTTTATTAGGATAGATCTAAGCAGTAATTTCTTCTGCAGGGAATGTTTATTCCTGCTATCAAAGGACAAGGCACTGAGGAACAGCAGAAACAGTGGTTGCCTTTGGCTCAAAAAATGCAAATAATTGGTTGCTATGCTCAAACTGAACTTGGCCATGGATCTAATGTTCAAGGGCTAGAAACAACTGCAACGTTTGATCCAAAAACAGATGAGTTTGTAATTCATAGCCCCACATTGACTTCCAGCAAAGTGAGTAAAATCAATGATAGATCATAAGAGCATTTTCTGTTCATTTACAATGCATTTTAATGATTTAAGATCCACTAATCTTAAGATCTTATTTTGTCAAGTCATAAGCAAAATCAGGGGATAGCGGCTTTGCACTTTTTGAAACTGGCTtcaattttaaaatgtttttgCCTTTTTGGAAAACTTGCTGTTTCCACAGTGTTATTTGGATATTATTATCACTCTTTTGATGCCATTGTAAACAGTGGTGGCCTGGTGGATTGGGTAAAATTGCAACACATGGTGCTGTCTATGCTCGTCTAATTACAGATGGTCGAGATTATGGAGTGCATGGTATTTGTCAACCTTAATCATCCAAAATTCTTACTTATATTGTctcaaattaattaacaatatGTCCAATTTGAAGGCTTCATTGTCCAGCTCCGGAGCTTGGATGATCACCTACCACTTCCAGGCATAACTATTGGGGATATTGGAATGAAATTTGGAAATGGAGCATATAACACCATGGACAATGGGGTTCTACAGTTTGATCATGTACGAATTCCGAGGAATCAAATGTTGATGAGGTTGGTTTCTCTTTTGCTGTTTTACCTTGCCTCAATAGGGTTGAGTCTAATGATCATACTTGGGAGGATTTTTTAATTAATACATGATCTGCAATGATTGTCAAGTCCTCCATTTTTCATCcacaaaataattataataaccaTGAACTATACTCATTATCTGTGTGGGAACCTCTCATCCTCTTCTGGAAGGTGGAGTGGAAAAGTTATTTTTGCTTAGACTTGAGTTAAATGGCAAATTCTAGAGGAGGATCCATGACAATATATGCTTATAGCAGCCTGACTTTTATCTCAATATAAATTGGACAGGGTTTCACAGGTTACAAGAGAAGGAAAATATGTACAATCCAGTGTTCCGCGACAATTAGTTTATGGTACTATGGTATATGTGAGACAAACCATTGTGTCGGATGCATCAATTGCATTGTCTAGAGCAGTTTGCATTGCTACAAGATATAGCTGTGTTCGCAGACAGTTTGGTGGAAAGAAAGGAGGCCTTGAAACACAGGTAGGCTTCAAAAGgcctttcttgaaaaaaaaaagtagtcaCACTTTCGACCAATATATGCTCTTCTATATAGTTTGTGATGTTGGATTACCTACTCATCTTGGACATGAATTGTGTGACATTGAAGTGTGCATTAATGCCAAAAAACACATAATAATAACCGGGCATTCAACATTATCTTCATGTGTTCAAGAGAAAAATGGGAAGTCTATGTTTTTCCTGTTGGTGACTTTTTCAGTTATGTTTTCTTATCAATAGTATAACGTTTCTCACTTTCTGCTATATGTTTCTGTCTAGGTGCTTGATTACAAAACACAACAAGCTAGGCTATTCCCTTTGTTAGCTTCTGCTTATGCTTTCCGATTTGTTGGTGAATGGTTGAAATGGCTTTACATGGATGTCATGAAAAGATTACAAGCTGGTGATTTTTCAACATTGCCTGAGGCTCATGCGTGCACTGCAGGCTTGAAATCCTTGACTACTTCAGTGACTGCTGTATGTGACTTTTAATCACTAATGTTTATTACAGGGCCAATTGGTCTTAGTTACTggctttgattttttatttaacagCTTTATATAAAAACCATAATAATTAGAATGTAGAATGTGTTTATACTTTCGAATGTTGATCATTGTGGGGCACTATTTTTGCAGCCATTTGTGATGTGAAGTCCTTTATTTAAATTCTCACCAGTAACATTCACAAGATTCATTCCTGGGTTTTTCGTGATAATATTATTCTTTGATAGTCCTGTTGATGCCTCGTTTCTTACTCTTTACATGTTGAATCATATTTTCTGCCATCATATCTTACGTTTCATGCTTTATCAGATTTCTGATCTTTTACTGCTTATTTCTTTCTGTTGTCTGAAATTTATTGATGGAATGAAGGCATTAACGTGTGTGATTAAGAGTTAGGAAGAAAACTTTTATATGAATTGTGATTCATCATGCATATTAGTTCTACatctaactctttttcaattcaggTGCATAGCATGTGAGCTTAAGATATTTTGTTCACTTAATAGTAAAcaataagtatcttattttactGCATTCCATCTAAAGATGTTATTGTTGTGCTATTGTTATTCTTTTATAGTTGGAACATACATGAATTCTTTGAAATTATAACGTAGTTAAATTCATATCAACTTGCAGGATGGGATTGAAGAATGCCGTAAATTATGTGGTGGCCATGGTTACCTTTGTAGCAGTGGTCTCCCCGAGTTATTTGCTGTCTATGTTCCTACCTGCACTTATGAAGGAGACAACGTTGTGTTGATGTTACAGGTTTGCTAAATGTCATTTAGTTTATACCATTGCCTGAATTTTATTCTCTAGTATTTGACATGCTTTCATAAATTGCTGTGTgtgtgtatatgtatatataatatatagtcTGTAGTGTATTGatattaacaaaagaaaagtaaTTATCATTGTTATTCTAATATATTCTCCGATGTCTGGGTGTTTTCATGGTTGAGCTTGAATAAGT is from Arachis ipaensis cultivar K30076 chromosome B01, Araip1.1, whole genome shotgun sequence and encodes:
- the LOC107629823 gene encoding peroxisomal acyl-coenzyme A oxidase 1; the protein is MEGIDHLAPERSKAQFDVDEMKIVWAGSPHAFEVSDRMSRLVASDPAFRKDNRPMLGRKELFKNTMRKAAYAWKRIIELRLTEEEASMLRSFVDEPAFTDLHWGMFIPAIKGQGTEEQQKQWLPLAQKMQIIGCYAQTELGHGSNVQGLETTATFDPKTDEFVIHSPTLTSSKWWPGGLGKIATHGAVYARLITDGRDYGVHGFIVQLRSLDDHLPLPGITIGDIGMKFGNGAYNTMDNGVLQFDHVRIPRNQMLMRVSQVTREGKYVQSSVPRQLVYGTMVYVRQTIVSDASIALSRAVCIATRYSCVRRQFGGKKGGLETQVLDYKTQQARLFPLLASAYAFRFVGEWLKWLYMDVMKRLQAGDFSTLPEAHACTAGLKSLTTSVTADGIEECRKLCGGHGYLCSSGLPELFAVYVPTCTYEGDNVVLMLQVARHLMKTIAKLGSGKRPVGTTAYMGRVELLMQYQSNVQKAEDWLKPNFVLEAFEARAARKSVDCAKNLAKFSNPEEGFLELSAELVEAAVAHCQLVVVSKFIEKLQQDIPGKGVKQQLENLCIVYALNLLRKYLGDFLSTGCINAEQASLAGEQLRSLYSQLRPNAVALVDAFNYTDHYLGSVLGRYDGNVYPKLYEEAWKDPLNDSVVPDGFQEYVRPMLKQQLRNARL